The genome window GCACGAACGCCCCCATCGCGATCAGGAACCCGATGAGGATGACCACGACCGCGCCGCTCGTACTGAACCCCATTGTCCGACTCGAGGGAGTAAACGGGTAAAAGCGCTCTGGCCATCCAACCAGTCAGTACTCGTTTGCTTTCATCAGGGAGGAACAGATGTGACTCAGAAGAAACATAGAAGGAACGGATAAGGGAAAACCAGAACTGTTCTTCACAGGCGAACGGCTTCACCGTCGTGCTGGAAGAGGTCTGGAGCGTTCAGTTCGACAGAGGTGGTGGCGGAAGATGGGGAGACGATGTCAAGAGAGGCTTCGTCACCCTCTCCGAACGCGTCGTCTGTAGTTCCGAACGGCTCAGCCTCAGGATTGAATACCAGTGTGAATTGGCCATTGTCGTCGTTGAGGATCACGTCTTCTGGATCGACGAATTCTCCATCCATATCCTGTGCGATGAACCGATCTTCTTCTAAGTCTTCAATGTCATTGGTATCGAACGCATCGGAAGTACTCTCAGCGTAAACGAGGTTTACTTGCCCCTCTGGTCCGAGTGCCTGAACGACGGTATCGTCAAGATTGATCTCACCAGCACCCGCTGCTGCTGAGAGACCGAGTCGAATCTCCTCAAGCTCCCCGGAGTCTGAACCGCCGTCGTCAGCGACGATGCCTACTGCACTTCCTGTATCGATACGTTCCGAAACGAGTTCTGTACTCTCTTCGCCGGTGGCCATGGCCTGCGCCTGTAACATACCTGCTGTATTGATCAGGACGCCGGCGGCGATCGCAGCGACCAGCACCATCGCGATGAACACGATAAGCGTACCGATCCCTACCTGACCTCGGTCCGAACTTTTGTCAGTGGAATTTCTGTCAAACATTGGCTATTTTTTCTGTTTCCCCGCCCTGATCACGAACTCGGTGGTGGCCACAATTCCGTTTAATTGCAGGTCATCA of Natrarchaeobaculum sulfurireducens contains these proteins:
- a CDS encoding archaellin/type IV pilin N-terminal domain-containing protein, which gives rise to MFDRNSTDKSSDRGQVGIGTLIVFIAMVLVAAIAAGVLINTAGMLQAQAMATGEESTELVSERIDTGSAVGIVADDGGSDSGELEEIRLGLSAAAGAGEINLDDTVVQALGPEGQVNLVYAESTSDAFDTNDIEDLEEDRFIAQDMDGEFVDPEDVILNDDNGQFTLVFNPEAEPFGTTDDAFGEGDEASLDIVSPSSATTSVELNAPDLFQHDGEAVRL